The following is a genomic window from Amycolatopsis cihanbeyliensis.
GGCCGGGACCTCGTTGCCGAACTCCGCGGCGTGTGCGGAGTAGTTGCGGCCCACCGCGATCACCTTCGACGGCAGGATCGGGGCGAGCAGCCGCACATCGGCCAGCGGCCAACGGCGGCCGGTGAAGTTGGGCCGGCCGAACGGATGTTCGGCGATTTCCAGTACCTGGGCTTCCGCACCGTCCCCTTCCATCGAAGCGAACGCGACGCCACCGGGATGAGCAATTCGAGCCAGACGCACGACACCACGGTAACCAGCCGAGTGTCCTCTACCTTCACCAGGCCACCGGACTGCTCCGTTCGACCGCTGGGCTGGGGCCGCGCACCTGCCTATATTCAATGGACAACCCCTGCAGATGGAGGCCGTCATGCGCCCCTTCCGTTTCCTCCCCTGGCTCCTCGCGGCAGTGCTGGCCCTGCTGCTGGGCACGCCGTCCACCGCCCTCGCCGCGGAGCAGCGCGCCCCGCTGGGCGGCGGGCTCACCCTGCATTCCGGCGGGGACCACCGCTGCACCACCTCCTTCGCGGCCACCGATCGCTGGCCCGGCGAGTGGTACCTGGTCGCGGGCGGCGGCTGCGGCCGGCCCGGCGACACCGTCCGCAGCGGCGAGCGGGTGGTCGGCATGGTGATCGCGGCGGAGACCGGGATCACCGTCATCCACGTCACCAACACCACCGACTGGAAGCTGGTGCCGTGGATCAGCGGGCCCGGCGGGCGGCTGACGCTCACCGGGTCGGCGGAGGCGCCGATCGGTGCCTCGGTGTGCCGCACCGGCAGCACCACCGGCTGGCACTGCGGCGTGATCCAGGCGAAGAACCAGACGATCGTCTACCCCGATGGGCGGGTGCACGGGGTGACCAGGACCAGTGTCTGCGCCGAACCGGGCGACGGCGGCGCACCGTTCGTCCACAGTGACCAGGCACAGGGCGTCCTGCTCGGCGGGTCGGGCAACTGCGCCGCCGGCGGCAGCAGCTACTTCGTTCCGGTCAACCCGGTCCTGAAGCGGTATGGGCTGATCCTGTTCACCGGCTGACCCGGTTCAGGCCGGCTGGCGCTGCCGCATCGCCTTGTGCACCAGCGCATCGCACAGGGCGAGCCAGCTGGCCTCCACAATGTTCTCGTGTACGCCGACGGTGGTCCACTCGCGCTGCCCGTCCGAGGTCTCCACCAGTACCCTGGTGACCGCGTCGGTGCCGGGATGCCCCGGCAGGATCCGCACCTTGTAGTCCGCAAGCTCCACGG
Proteins encoded in this region:
- a CDS encoding S1 family peptidase translates to MRPFRFLPWLLAAVLALLLGTPSTALAAEQRAPLGGGLTLHSGGDHRCTTSFAATDRWPGEWYLVAGGGCGRPGDTVRSGERVVGMVIAAETGITVIHVTNTTDWKLVPWISGPGGRLTLTGSAEAPIGASVCRTGSTTGWHCGVIQAKNQTIVYPDGRVHGVTRTSVCAEPGDGGAPFVHSDQAQGVLLGGSGNCAAGGSSYFVPVNPVLKRYGLILFTG